In Streptomyces sp. NBC_01231, the sequence GACCGTGTCGCCGTCCTGGTCCCCGGCTCCGACACCTCACTCGACACCTACGACCGCTTCCGCGCGACGGCGACCCACCTGTGGACGGAACTGAACCGGCGGGGCGGGGAGATCACGACTACCGGGACAGGAAATGGAACCGGGACCGGAGGGGCTGGGGCCGGCGCGAGTGTCGACACCCGTGCCGCCTCCGGCCCCCGCACCGCGGTCGTGGCCTGGCTCGGCTACGAGACACCGGCCACCATCAGCACCACGGTCGCCACCAGCGGTCGCGCCGAACAGGCAGCCCCGCGGCTGCGGCAGTTCATACGGCAACTGCGCGGCATCGTCGGCGAGAAGGCCCGGCTCTCCCTGCTGTGCCACTCGTACGGCTCGGTCGTCTGCGGGCGTGCCGCCGCCGGCCTGGACGTGGACGACATCGCCCTGGTCGGAAGCCCCGGCACCGGCGCCGACACCGCCACCGCCCTGCACACCCGGGCCCGCGTGTGGGCGGCCCGCGGTTCCGACGACTGGGTGGGCGAGGTGCCGCACGTCAAGGCCGACCTGTTCGGCACGACCGTCGGCTTCGGCACCGACCCGATATCCCCGACCTTCGGGGCCCGGGTCTTCGCCGCCGGCGACGGCGGCCACAGCGACTACTTCGCACCGGGCTCGGTCTCGCTGACCAACCTGGCCCGGATCGTCCTCGGCGAGACCTCGGAGGTCACCCGTGCGTGAGACGAAGACCCCGCACCGCGTGTGGGCGGGCATACGACAGGGCGCCGACCGGGTCGACGCCGCCACCCCAGCCGAGCGGGACCGCGCGGTCGACGCGCTGCGCGCCCTCGCGATCCTCGGCGTGGTCCTCGGCCACTGGCTGGTGACCGCCCTGGTCGCCGACGGCGGTCGACTGCGCACCGCGAGCCCGCTCCAGCACATGCCCTGGCTGGCCCCGATCTCCTGGGCCTTCCAGACACTCGCCGTGTTCTTCCTGGTGGGCGGTCATGTGGCGACCCGCGGCTACACCTCGGCCCGCGCCCGCGGCACGACCTACCGACAGTGGCTGGCGGCCCGGCTGGCCCGGCTGTTTCGACCGGTGGCGGCCGTCCTCACCCTGTGGACGGTGACGGCGACGGCCCTCCTGCTGACGGGCGCCGAGTTCGCGACGGTGCGCACGCTGGTCAAGCTGGCGCTGTCCCCGTTGTGGTTCCTGTTGGTCTTCGCCGTCCTGACGGCGGCGACCCCGCTCCTGCTCCGGCTCAACCCTCTGTGGCCGCTGGCCGTCGTTCTCCATGTGGACCTTCTGCGCTTCGGTCTGGGCGGCCCGTCCTGGCTCGGCTGGGTGAACGTGGCGGCGGGCTGGCTGGTGCCCTACACCCTGGGCGCGGCCTGGACGCGGGGCGAGTTGGACGGTCGCCGGGCGGGCGTGCTGCTGCTGACGGGCGGCGCGGTGACGACGGCACTGCTGGTCGCGTTCGCCGGCTACCCGGCGTCGATGGTCGGCGTCCCCGGCGCCGGGGTCTCCAACCTGAACCCGCCGACGCTGGCCGTGGTCACCTTCGG encodes:
- a CDS encoding acyltransferase encodes the protein MRQGADRVDAATPAERDRAVDALRALAILGVVLGHWLVTALVADGGRLRTASPLQHMPWLAPISWAFQTLAVFFLVGGHVATRGYTSARARGTTYRQWLAARLARLFRPVAAVLTLWTVTATALLLTGAEFATVRTLVKLALSPLWFLLVFAVLTAATPLLLRLNPLWPLAVVLHVDLLRFGLGGPSWLGWVNVAAGWLVPYTLGAAWTRGELDGRRAGVLLLTGGAVTTALLVAFAGYPASMVGVPGAGVSNLNPPTLAVVTFGLAQCGLALLLRDRLRRTTRRPLVWGAVALVNLSAMTIFLWHQTALMATTATGLLAGHLPGLHTAPDGLAWVAARLAWLPVLTLALAVCWAAFRHHEQGGRRRSERRGRSRVVRVHRTSQRAGARHV